From the Leucobacter denitrificans genome, one window contains:
- a CDS encoding MarR family winged helix-turn-helix transcriptional regulator → MSDESLDTSVPDQPIDPAAVIGEALGRLRGRRRGLQGRPAHGGRAHDSHAHGGHVGHGERGGRGGSHGFAPDDQGSHDQGPHDERFTRRGGGPGRRSPEPYVGDPRLSRGLGGPPAIVRTIEALAKAKEALGVSEIADAVGVDQPRASRLVQQGVARGLFAREADPDDARRTRIALTEQGLRFAHGIRNHQRESLNTALESFTDEERTELARLLTKLANSWPA, encoded by the coding sequence GTGAGTGATGAAAGCCTTGACACTTCGGTACCCGATCAACCAATCGATCCAGCCGCCGTCATCGGTGAGGCACTCGGGCGCCTTCGCGGTCGACGTCGGGGACTCCAGGGTCGACCCGCACACGGTGGTCGCGCGCATGACAGCCACGCTCACGGTGGCCACGTCGGGCACGGCGAACGTGGCGGGCGCGGCGGCTCGCACGGATTCGCTCCAGACGACCAGGGCTCACATGACCAGGGCCCGCACGACGAGCGCTTCACGCGACGGGGCGGTGGCCCCGGCAGGCGCTCGCCAGAACCGTACGTGGGCGATCCACGCCTGTCTCGCGGGCTCGGCGGCCCACCCGCAATCGTTCGCACCATCGAAGCCCTCGCGAAGGCGAAAGAGGCTCTCGGCGTCAGTGAGATCGCTGACGCGGTGGGGGTGGATCAGCCCAGGGCCTCGCGGCTTGTGCAACAGGGGGTCGCACGGGGCCTATTCGCACGCGAGGCAGACCCTGACGACGCGCGGCGCACTCGAATCGCACTCACCGAGCAGGGCCTACGGTTTGCACACGGCATTCGAAATCACCAGCGGGAGTCGCTGAACACCGCGCTCGAGAGCTTCACCGACGAGGAACGCACTGAGCTTGCGCGGCTTCTCACCAAGCTTGCTAACAGCTGGCCCGCATAG
- a CDS encoding FUSC family protein — MNESDRTGPARVVMGAFRSLVTLPQPGPPRYGVATRAGLAIAVPLFVLTLLGQQEIGLQTSAGAFIALFAAQANAKERAKALPFVFAALILSALLGVLLNPWPWAFAIGLVFVAVSTSALCFGFRVGPPGPVFFVLAYGLASNVTAVVDGVRVSNPLVFLAAMCGGSLFAYILAILPVVLPSQRQLPTRPLRELFPGPWFGSEELVLVARIAFASVVGTAVSLIWLDQGHAYWTVCASIAVVGLVGGRRFSLQRGLHRMVGTFIGALAFMLIAPVVTYPLLLAVLIGALQFAIELVVVRNYALALTMITPLVLLITTSVSTNSDFVAFALERVVDTVVGAVLAIVTALLHRK; from the coding sequence GTGAATGAATCAGACAGGACAGGCCCCGCGAGAGTAGTGATGGGGGCGTTTCGCAGCCTTGTCACGCTACCGCAGCCAGGGCCTCCACGGTATGGCGTCGCGACGCGTGCGGGGCTCGCGATTGCTGTGCCTCTGTTTGTGCTCACACTTCTCGGGCAGCAAGAGATCGGCCTGCAGACTTCGGCGGGCGCGTTCATTGCCCTGTTCGCCGCTCAGGCGAACGCGAAGGAGCGCGCGAAGGCACTCCCCTTCGTGTTCGCAGCCCTCATTCTCAGCGCACTGCTCGGTGTCTTACTCAACCCGTGGCCGTGGGCATTCGCGATCGGTCTCGTGTTCGTCGCGGTTTCGACGTCGGCACTCTGTTTCGGGTTCCGAGTCGGTCCGCCGGGTCCCGTCTTCTTCGTGCTCGCATACGGTCTCGCATCGAACGTCACCGCCGTCGTCGATGGGGTGCGCGTCAGCAATCCACTCGTGTTTCTTGCGGCGATGTGCGGTGGATCGCTCTTCGCATACATCCTTGCGATTCTGCCGGTAGTACTCCCCTCGCAGCGACAGCTTCCGACGAGGCCACTACGCGAGTTGTTCCCTGGACCCTGGTTCGGTTCTGAGGAGCTGGTCCTGGTTGCGCGCATTGCGTTCGCCTCGGTGGTCGGTACCGCAGTGAGTCTCATTTGGCTGGATCAGGGGCATGCGTATTGGACCGTGTGCGCGAGCATCGCGGTCGTGGGGCTCGTCGGCGGTCGGCGTTTCTCACTCCAGCGCGGCCTGCACCGAATGGTGGGCACGTTCATTGGCGCTCTCGCGTTCATGCTCATCGCGCCAGTAGTTACGTATCCGCTGCTTCTCGCGGTGCTCATCGGCGCGCTGCAGTTCGCGATCGAACTTGTCGTGGTGAGAAATTACGCGCTCGCACTCACCATGATCACTCCGCTCGTGCTGCTCATCACCACGTCTGTGTCAACGAACAGCGACTTTGTTGCCTTCGCGCTCGAGCGAGTGGTCGATACCGTAGTCGGCGCGGTACTCGCGATCGTTACTGCGCTGCTTCACCGGAAGTAG
- a CDS encoding pyrimidine reductase family protein — MTSSSKLDWWSAYPLPESGEPHVRMNFVSSADGAVTIDGRSGGLGGHHDRELMKVLRTLCDVVLVGAGTVRAEGYGGLNLPEEYADRRESLGLSRVPRMAIVSGSLDLTPDMSVFTKAESRPIVFARTDAPAGQRELLEQVADVVMCSEGPLDGEDAIDLGEVIHHLGDLGLGRILSEGGPTLFGSLLEVDLVDEVCLTVSPHFVSGQAPRIAHSSVESPRDFRVASLLSDDESFVFLRYERATSGEAAQ; from the coding sequence GTGACTTCGTCATCGAAACTTGATTGGTGGAGCGCATATCCGCTCCCTGAATCTGGTGAGCCACACGTGCGCATGAACTTCGTTTCGAGCGCTGACGGCGCCGTCACGATTGACGGTCGGAGCGGGGGACTCGGCGGCCACCACGATCGTGAACTCATGAAGGTGCTGCGCACGCTCTGCGACGTTGTGCTCGTCGGCGCGGGCACGGTGCGAGCCGAGGGGTACGGCGGGTTGAATCTGCCTGAAGAGTATGCAGACCGCCGCGAATCACTCGGGCTGTCGCGAGTGCCTCGCATGGCTATCGTGAGTGGATCGCTCGACCTCACCCCCGACATGTCGGTGTTCACGAAGGCAGAGAGCAGGCCGATTGTGTTCGCGCGCACTGATGCGCCTGCTGGGCAGCGTGAACTGCTTGAGCAGGTCGCCGACGTGGTGATGTGTAGCGAGGGTCCGCTCGATGGAGAGGACGCGATTGATCTCGGTGAGGTGATCCACCATCTTGGAGACCTGGGTCTCGGGCGAATACTCAGCGAGGGGGGCCCAACGCTCTTCGGCTCGCTGCTCGAGGTGGATCTCGTGGACGAAGTCTGCCTCACCGTTTCTCCGCATTTTGTGAGCGGACAAGCGCCGCGTATCGCGCACTCGAGCGTGGAGTCGCCGCGCGACTTTCGTGTCGCGAGCCTGCTCAGCGACGACGAGAGCTTCGTGTTCTTGCGCTATGAGCGCGCTACTTCCGGTGAAGCAGCGCAGTAA
- the folP gene encoding dihydropteroate synthase codes for MIVRPKIDALIHNLGGRDIDFQEKVAVMAIVNRTPDSFYDRGATFELDAAVQAGVRAFEHGADLLDVGGVKFAPGPPLPVDEEADRVVPFVRELAPHGPVSVDTFHPEVARRAIEAGAAVVNDTTGLHDPAMADIVADSDALLIIAHSVAKPRTRLVGPVYEDIVAEVREFLESRVELALARGVRPEQIIVDPGHDLNKNTLHSLEITRRLEEFANMGYPLLVALSNKDFIGESLHRERSERLSGSLSSAVWCATQGARIVRVHNVPETVDAIHMFEAIQGWRRPAYLRHNMPVLGAEARPEPAQPQSVNSEVSV; via the coding sequence GTGATCGTTAGGCCGAAGATCGACGCGCTGATCCACAATCTTGGTGGCCGCGACATCGACTTTCAAGAGAAGGTCGCAGTCATGGCGATTGTGAATCGCACTCCTGACTCGTTCTACGACCGCGGTGCCACGTTTGAGCTCGACGCGGCGGTGCAGGCAGGGGTGCGCGCGTTCGAGCACGGCGCTGATCTGCTCGACGTCGGGGGAGTGAAATTCGCTCCCGGGCCGCCATTGCCGGTCGACGAAGAGGCGGATCGAGTCGTGCCGTTCGTTCGCGAACTCGCTCCCCACGGGCCCGTGAGCGTCGATACGTTCCACCCTGAGGTTGCGCGCCGTGCGATCGAAGCGGGTGCCGCCGTGGTGAACGATACGACGGGCCTGCACGATCCCGCGATGGCCGACATCGTCGCTGACAGCGACGCGCTACTCATCATCGCGCACAGTGTCGCGAAGCCGCGAACGCGCCTCGTTGGCCCTGTGTACGAGGACATCGTCGCCGAGGTGCGTGAGTTTCTCGAGTCTCGGGTCGAGCTCGCGCTCGCGCGTGGGGTGCGGCCAGAGCAGATCATTGTGGATCCGGGCCACGACCTTAACAAGAACACCTTGCACAGCCTCGAGATCACCCGCCGGCTCGAAGAGTTCGCGAACATGGGATACCCGTTGCTTGTCGCGCTCTCGAACAAAGACTTCATTGGTGAATCACTGCACCGAGAACGCAGTGAGCGTCTCTCAGGCTCGCTGTCGAGCGCCGTGTGGTGTGCAACGCAGGGGGCGCGCATCGTGCGGGTACACAATGTGCCTGAGACAGTTGATGCGATCCACATGTTTGAAGCGATTCAGGGCTGGCGCCGACCCGCGTATTTGCGCCATAACATGCCGGTTCTCGGAGCTGAGGCTCGACCTGAACCAGCGCAACCCCAATCCGTGAACAGTGAGGTGTCAGTGTGA
- a CDS encoding NAD(P)/FAD-dependent oxidoreductase, giving the protein MMSGIVIIGGGLAGGRAARTVRELGYAGDVTILAAEPHFPYERPPLSKEVLQGKHEPDSVYLKPDDWYAEQRIDVRTGVRVSAIHTDTHEVSTESGERLAYDKLVIATGSRARVLDIEGADLAGVHTLRTVDESTELHDLLKSGDRRVVVIGSGWIGMEVAASARSLGNEVTVVARGSVPLSAALGNTLGTEFQRLHESHGVKFVMNAAVDRIAGDGRVKGVVVNGETIPADLVVVGVGAEPNTELATAAGIEVDDGILTDDSFRTSAADVFAIGDVANVQHPVAGRRLRSEHWSNALNQGKAVARALTGETVSYDEIPYFYTDQFELGMELSGYPHLMKDAKIVVRGDLAANEYIAFWVREGSVVAGMNVNIWDVNEAVQQLIRSKHTIDESRLADTNSTLEELAAE; this is encoded by the coding sequence ATGATGTCAGGAATTGTGATCATCGGCGGCGGACTCGCGGGAGGCAGAGCCGCAAGAACTGTGCGAGAACTGGGGTACGCGGGGGACGTGACGATCCTCGCGGCAGAACCGCACTTTCCGTACGAGCGGCCGCCTCTCTCGAAGGAGGTGCTGCAGGGCAAGCACGAACCCGACAGCGTGTACCTCAAGCCCGACGATTGGTACGCGGAGCAGCGCATCGACGTGCGAACTGGGGTGAGGGTGAGCGCGATCCACACCGACACTCACGAGGTTTCGACCGAAAGTGGCGAGCGCCTAGCGTACGACAAGCTGGTCATCGCGACGGGGTCACGTGCGCGAGTGCTCGACATCGAAGGGGCCGATCTCGCCGGCGTGCACACCCTTCGCACCGTCGACGAGAGCACCGAATTACACGACCTGTTGAAGTCGGGTGACCGCCGGGTGGTCGTCATCGGTTCGGGGTGGATCGGCATGGAGGTCGCGGCCTCTGCGCGCTCGCTCGGCAACGAGGTCACCGTTGTGGCGCGCGGCAGTGTGCCGCTATCGGCGGCGCTTGGAAACACCCTCGGCACTGAGTTTCAGCGCCTCCATGAGTCTCACGGCGTGAAATTCGTGATGAATGCGGCGGTGGATCGCATCGCTGGCGACGGCCGAGTCAAAGGCGTGGTGGTCAATGGCGAAACGATTCCGGCAGACCTTGTGGTTGTCGGTGTAGGGGCAGAGCCAAATACCGAGCTTGCAACAGCGGCCGGAATCGAGGTCGACGACGGCATTCTCACCGATGATTCTTTTCGCACGAGCGCGGCTGACGTATTCGCTATTGGCGACGTCGCGAATGTGCAGCACCCAGTCGCCGGTCGCAGGTTGCGCAGCGAGCACTGGTCAAATGCCCTCAACCAGGGCAAGGCAGTGGCTCGCGCGCTCACCGGAGAGACGGTGAGTTACGACGAGATCCCATACTTCTACACCGACCAGTTTGAGCTTGGCATGGAGCTGTCTGGCTACCCACATCTCATGAAAGACGCGAAAATAGTGGTGCGCGGCGATCTCGCGGCGAACGAATACATCGCATTCTGGGTGAGAGAGGGGAGTGTCGTCGCCGGCATGAACGTAAATATTTGGGATGTGAATGAGGCGGTACAGCAGCTCATTCGTAGCAAGCACACGATTGATGAGTCACGCCTTGCTGACACGAACTCGACGCTTGAAGAGTTGGCTGCCGAGTGA
- a CDS encoding alpha,alpha-trehalose-phosphate synthase (UDP-forming), with product MHQSRRKAAILREVLIVANRLPVSVDASTLTSGGLVSALAPVSDAIGSTWVGWLENGPAEPFVVDGQRLVAVHTSREQYARYYEGFANQVLWPVFHGLGEYETHPPVQSEAANWLNAYRKVNRAFAERIAEVASNGALVWVQDYHLLLLPEMLRSLRPDLRVAVFLHIPFPDPAALVTKPWARELVSELGAAQLIGTQRERDARHLGAALHLLSPQSSPVVRAFPISIDTAPILQEANRASSPSTVTSVRERLGVTDRPMLLGVDRIDYTKGIIERIEAFSALLGSWEGSEPLPTLVQVLTPTRETIPAYQGYLARVNVATTEVNRQFGTASYTPIVNINGSYSLPELIELFLATDVMCVTPLRDGMNLVAKEFVASRVDDSGVLLLSSEAGAADELHSALIVDPRSQLELTDGMRRALKMSDEEMRIRMRSLRKHVLGHTVHNWASNFIKAAS from the coding sequence GTGCACCAGTCCCGGAGGAAGGCGGCGATTCTGAGAGAAGTACTCATTGTCGCGAACCGGCTTCCGGTGAGCGTGGACGCATCGACACTCACGTCAGGTGGCCTTGTGAGCGCGCTGGCTCCCGTCTCGGATGCCATCGGTAGTACGTGGGTCGGCTGGCTCGAGAACGGGCCTGCAGAGCCGTTTGTAGTCGATGGGCAGCGGCTAGTTGCGGTGCACACCTCGCGCGAGCAATACGCCCGGTACTACGAGGGCTTTGCAAACCAGGTACTTTGGCCCGTGTTTCACGGACTTGGTGAGTACGAGACGCATCCGCCTGTGCAAAGCGAGGCCGCGAACTGGCTGAACGCGTACCGGAAGGTCAATCGCGCGTTTGCCGAACGTATCGCTGAGGTCGCGAGCAATGGCGCTCTTGTATGGGTGCAGGACTATCACTTGCTGCTCCTACCCGAGATGCTTCGCTCTTTGCGCCCCGACCTGCGTGTAGCGGTGTTTCTCCACATTCCTTTTCCCGATCCCGCTGCTCTCGTCACGAAACCTTGGGCGCGGGAGCTCGTGAGCGAGCTCGGTGCGGCACAACTCATTGGCACGCAGCGAGAGCGCGATGCACGGCATCTGGGCGCCGCTCTCCATCTCCTGAGCCCACAGTCCTCGCCAGTGGTTCGCGCGTTTCCCATCTCAATCGATACGGCACCGATTCTTCAAGAGGCGAATCGTGCTTCGTCGCCGAGCACGGTCACCTCTGTGCGTGAGCGGCTCGGCGTCACAGATCGGCCGATGCTCCTGGGTGTGGATCGCATCGACTACACCAAGGGCATCATCGAACGCATCGAAGCGTTCTCTGCCCTACTTGGTTCGTGGGAGGGCTCAGAGCCACTCCCCACGCTTGTGCAGGTGCTCACGCCAACTCGAGAGACCATACCTGCCTATCAGGGTTACCTCGCGCGCGTGAATGTTGCGACGACAGAGGTCAATAGGCAATTCGGTACTGCGAGTTACACGCCAATCGTGAACATCAACGGGTCGTATTCGCTACCAGAGCTGATCGAGCTTTTTCTCGCGACCGATGTAATGTGCGTAACCCCGCTTCGAGACGGCATGAATCTTGTTGCAAAAGAGTTTGTCGCCTCACGAGTCGACGATTCCGGGGTGCTCTTGCTGAGTAGCGAAGCGGGGGCTGCCGACGAGCTTCATTCCGCACTTATTGTGGATCCCCGATCACAGCTCGAGCTCACCGACGGCATGCGGCGCGCACTCAAAATGAGTGATGAGGAGATGCGGATCCGCATGCGGTCACTTCGCAAGCATGTTCTCGGACATACCGTGCACAACTGGGCCAGTAACTTCATAAAGGCCGCGAGCTAA
- a CDS encoding DUF3566 domain-containing protein: MSNTVADRLAKKTRKKAPAKQVRLKLVYVDFWSAVKFSFLVSICLAIVGIVAAILVYVVLQTTGVFGRIDALFMDIVGEEQSLMNFIGFPQVAFFSVVVGILNTIVGTVLGAIGSLIYNLLVRVLGGFQLGFTSN, translated from the coding sequence ATGAGTAACACAGTCGCAGATAGGCTCGCAAAGAAGACGCGCAAGAAAGCGCCAGCTAAGCAGGTACGCCTCAAGCTCGTCTATGTGGACTTCTGGTCGGCAGTGAAGTTCTCATTCCTGGTTTCGATCTGTCTCGCTATTGTGGGAATCGTCGCGGCAATACTCGTATACGTCGTACTTCAGACAACCGGTGTATTCGGGCGAATCGACGCGCTCTTCATGGACATTGTTGGTGAAGAACAAAGCTTGATGAACTTCATCGGCTTCCCGCAGGTGGCTTTCTTCTCAGTGGTGGTTGGCATTCTCAACACGATTGTGGGAACGGTGCTCGGCGCTATCGGGTCATTGATCTACAACCTGCTGGTTCGCGTGCTTGGCGGATTCCAGCTCGGATTTACGAGCAACTAA
- the gyrA gene encoding DNA gyrase subunit A has protein sequence MAEYDEQQAALEANHGKIDQVDLQLEMQRSYLDYAMSVIVGRALPDVRDGLKPVHRRVIYTMYDGGYRPDKAFSKCTRVIGDVMGQFHPHGDSAVYDSLVRLVQPWAMRYPLALGQGNFGSPGNDGAAAHRYTETKMSPLAMEMVRDIDEETVDFQDNYDGRTQEPTVLTARFPNLLVNGSVGIAVGMATNIPPHNLREVAEGAKWHLEHPEATREELIDALIERISGPDFPTGAQILGTKGIRDAYRTGRGSITMRAVVNIEEIQGRTCLVITELPYQVNPDNLAVKIADLVKDGKIQGIADIRDETSGRTGQRLVIVLKRDAIAKVVLNNLYKHTQLQENFGANMLAIVDGVPRTLSIDGFITNWVKHQVEVIVRRTKFRLRKAEAEAHIQRGYLKALDALDEVIALIRRSSTVDDAREGLMQLLEVDQIQADAILAMQLRRLAALERQKILDLAAKLEAQIKEYEGILASPSQQRTIIIEELTELVSRYGDDRRTTILHGYDGDMSMEDLIPEEEMVVTVTRGGYIKRTRIDNYRSQHRGGKGVRGAQLRADDIIEHFFVTTTHHWLLFFTNTGRVYRAKAYEVAEGGRDAKGQHLANLLALAPDEQVTQVLDLRNYEAASYLLLATRDGLVKKTPLTEYDTNRTGGIIAIKLREGDELVQALVAEADDDILLISKHGMSIRFTASDQALRPMGRSTSGVRGMNFREGDSLLAASRLTDGEGFVFVVTEGGYAKRTAVDEYRVQQRGGYGIKVAKLDEDRGNLTGGFIVDEADEVLCVLASGKVVRSDVAEVPAKGRNTMGVVFARFPEGDRIIGIARNTERGLDEGDSAESNSENSEDKEHVNE, from the coding sequence ATCGCGGAGTACGACGAGCAGCAAGCAGCGCTCGAAGCGAATCACGGCAAGATCGATCAGGTCGATCTGCAGCTCGAGATGCAGCGCTCGTATCTCGATTATGCGATGAGCGTGATTGTCGGCCGAGCATTGCCAGACGTGCGTGATGGCTTGAAGCCTGTGCACCGCCGTGTGATTTACACGATGTACGACGGCGGATACCGTCCGGACAAAGCATTCTCGAAGTGCACCCGTGTCATTGGTGATGTCATGGGACAGTTCCACCCGCACGGCGATAGCGCAGTCTACGACTCCCTTGTACGCCTCGTTCAGCCCTGGGCTATGCGTTATCCGCTCGCTCTCGGGCAGGGTAACTTCGGTTCCCCCGGTAATGACGGCGCTGCAGCGCACCGTTACACTGAGACGAAAATGTCGCCTCTCGCCATGGAGATGGTGCGCGACATTGATGAGGAAACGGTAGATTTCCAAGACAACTACGACGGCCGCACGCAAGAGCCCACGGTTCTTACCGCTCGCTTTCCTAACCTGCTTGTCAATGGATCAGTTGGTATCGCTGTTGGTATGGCGACTAACATTCCGCCACACAACCTTCGCGAGGTAGCAGAGGGCGCTAAGTGGCATCTTGAACACCCTGAAGCAACGCGCGAAGAATTGATTGACGCACTTATTGAGCGTATTTCGGGGCCCGACTTCCCAACAGGGGCGCAGATCCTCGGAACAAAGGGGATCCGCGACGCCTATCGCACGGGGCGTGGATCGATCACGATGCGTGCTGTCGTAAATATCGAGGAGATCCAGGGTCGTACCTGCTTGGTTATCACCGAGCTGCCGTATCAGGTCAACCCCGACAATCTCGCCGTGAAGATCGCCGACCTTGTGAAGGACGGCAAGATTCAGGGCATCGCCGACATTCGGGACGAGACGAGTGGGCGTACCGGCCAGCGTCTTGTGATTGTGCTCAAGCGCGATGCGATTGCGAAGGTTGTGCTGAACAACCTGTACAAGCACACGCAACTGCAAGAGAACTTCGGTGCGAACATGCTCGCGATCGTCGATGGAGTGCCTCGCACACTCTCGATTGATGGTTTCATCACGAACTGGGTGAAGCACCAGGTTGAGGTAATTGTTCGCCGCACCAAGTTCCGCCTCAGAAAAGCCGAAGCCGAGGCGCACATTCAGCGTGGCTACCTGAAGGCACTCGATGCTCTCGATGAAGTGATCGCCCTGATCCGTCGTTCATCGACCGTTGATGATGCGCGCGAGGGCCTGATGCAGCTTCTCGAAGTGGATCAGATTCAGGCAGACGCCATTCTCGCGATGCAGCTGCGCCGTCTTGCCGCTCTGGAGCGACAGAAGATTCTTGATCTCGCAGCGAAGCTTGAGGCGCAAATTAAGGAGTACGAGGGCATTCTCGCATCTCCATCGCAGCAGCGAACCATCATCATCGAGGAGCTCACCGAGCTTGTATCTCGTTACGGAGATGACCGCCGTACGACAATCTTGCACGGTTATGACGGCGATATGTCGATGGAAGACCTCATTCCTGAAGAGGAAATGGTGGTCACGGTAACGCGTGGTGGCTACATCAAGCGCACTCGCATCGATAACTACCGCTCGCAACACCGTGGTGGAAAGGGAGTCCGTGGTGCTCAGCTGCGCGCGGATGACATCATTGAGCACTTCTTTGTAACTACCACTCATCACTGGCTCCTGTTCTTTACGAATACTGGCCGTGTGTATCGAGCTAAGGCGTATGAGGTCGCTGAGGGCGGTCGCGACGCAAAGGGTCAGCACCTCGCCAACCTGCTCGCGCTCGCTCCCGACGAGCAGGTAACACAGGTGCTCGATCTTCGTAATTACGAAGCGGCAAGCTATTTGCTGCTTGCGACGCGTGACGGGCTCGTGAAGAAGACTCCGCTTACCGAGTACGACACAAACCGTACCGGCGGCATCATCGCAATCAAATTGCGCGAAGGCGACGAGCTCGTTCAGGCGCTTGTTGCTGAGGCGGATGATGACATTCTGCTCATTTCCAAGCACGGCATGTCAATTCGCTTTACTGCCTCTGATCAGGCATTGAGGCCGATGGGTCGATCCACTAGCGGTGTTCGCGGTATGAACTTCCGTGAGGGCGATTCACTGCTCGCCGCATCGCGACTCACCGACGGCGAGGGCTTTGTTTTTGTCGTCACCGAGGGCGGCTATGCCAAGCGAACCGCAGTAGACGAGTACCGCGTTCAGCAGCGTGGTGGCTATGGAATTAAGGTCGCGAAGCTCGATGAGGACAGAGGCAATCTCACCGGTGGTTTCATCGTTGATGAGGCCGATGAGGTGCTCTGTGTGCTTGCAAGCGGTAAGGTTGTTCGGTCCGATGTCGCAGAAGTGCCGGCAAAGGGTCGAAACACTATGGGAGTGGTGTTCGCCAGGTTCCCAGAGGGGGATCGTATTATTGGGATCGCCCGAAACACCGAACGCGGTCTTGACGAGGGGGACTCTGCGGAGTCCAATTCGGAGAATTCCGAAGACAAGGAACACGTGAATGAGTAA